The Lycium barbarum isolate Lr01 chromosome 4, ASM1917538v2, whole genome shotgun sequence nucleotide sequence TTGCATGTTTGAGTATTTTTTCTTTTTACGAAATAGCTGCTTATGATCTAGTTTCAACATGTGATTTCAATGTCAATTTCCTAATAGAAATCCCCTTAAATTTATCTGCTACCCTACATGTATGTTGACATTCTGCAACCGTCTTGTACTAGGTGTCATAAGAGCCATTGCCGTACAACCAGAAATGGAAGTTGCATCAAAAAAGAAACCACCAACCAAGGAAAGGCGAGTGGTTGTGACAGGAATGGGAGTGGTCACACCAAATGGTCATGATCCTGATGTGTTTTATGAAAACCTTCTTCAAGGTGTCAGTGGCATAAGCGAGATAGAAGCTTTTGATTGTTCGCCTTTTCCAACAGTACGTCTTCTTCTtgggttagtttttttttttataatcgtGGTGTCTGGGTCAGtttgcgcgcacctcgactaattccacaagATATCTGCTACTTCCCAAAACTCACCTATTGTTTTTGTCTCCGCTGAGATTTGAACTTGAGACTGCTTCTTGGGTTAGCTTTCCGTAACTTTAATATTTTAGATGTTAATAAAGGGGTACAATTGCAGAGGATTGCTGGAGAGATCAAGTCGTTCTCAACTGATGGCTGGGTTGCACCTAAACTTTCTAAAAGAATGGACaagttcatgctttacatgctaaCAGCTGGCAAGAAGGCATTGTCAGACGGTGGAATTACTGAAGACGTAATGAAAGAATTGAATAAAACAAGATGTGGAGTTTTGATTGGCTCTGGTATGGGTGGGATGAAGGTGATcctctttactttcttaaatatTGCTCCCTCTCTCCCAATTTATGCGACAGTCTTTCCTTTttttctgtcccaaaaagaacaacacctttctatatttagtaacaatttaactttaaaatgctcattttacccttaatgagatgatttatagctacACAAACATCTATGGCTTATTTTAGTATCAAGTCTTCCTTTCATTCCCTGTCAAACACCTTGACTTATggaaacaacaataacaaaataatactATATGAGTTGGTAAATTTTTGCTAGTCCGAAAGTAAATGAGTAACCTCAAAGGTTTTGGTTGAATTACAGGTCTTCAATGATGCAATAGAATCTTTAAGGATTTCTTATAAGAAGATGAATCCTTTCTGTGTACCATTTGCCACTACAAACATGGGCTCTGCAATGCTTGCCATGGACCTGGTTAGCCAGTGTTTCATCTTTGAAGGCTTTAATGTTCAAGGAAGTCCATATTATGTGCTTATTTGTAAATTAAATTGCAGGGATGGATGGGTCCGAATTATTCAATTTCAACAGCATGTGCTACAAGCAACTTCTGCATTTTAAATGCTGCGAACCATATCATTAGAGGTGAAGCTGTAAGTTTCTTCCCTCGAATCACGAAAGAGCTCTTGAAAGCATATCTTGAATCATTAGAAGGGAGAACAACATTTTTGGGAATCCCTCAGTTATTGGTAAATTCTGATTTTGGCCCTTCTGATATTCGACTCGACACATTTAACCTTCAATAAATTAAAATCTGTGCTTTTGATCCTTCTACTCAAATATGGAGTAAAGTATAAGTTTAATTTAATAAATGAGTAATTTAATGCTGGAACTGTTAATAATTCTGAAAGTAGTGAAATTCATAAGCAAAGGGATAAAAAATGCACATTTCaagtaattgaaggttaaatgtgaCTGATAAACTATCAGAAGGACTAAAATTAGAATTTACCAATAATTGAAGGATAAAAAATGCTATTCACCCTGTTTAGAAAGTTTCGTTGTGGTCTAATGGAGGACTTCTAAGCTATAACATGCTTAATAGTTTGTGTTCTCCTTTTTCCGTTATTGAAAACTGCAGGATATGATGCTCTGTGGTGGATCAGATGCAGTAATTATACCAATTGGTATGTATCCTCCGTCTTGTCTTTATTTAGCGATCTGAGTTATTTTTTTCCCAAGTGATTTTATCTTTTTGTAGGATTGGGAGGATTCGTTGCATGCAGAGCACTTTCCCAGAGAAACAGTGATCCTACTGGAGCTTCTCGGCCTTGGGATAAGGTAATGTTCTGTATCATTCTTTTCCTCTTGTTCTCACGCTGCTGTCTAGTTGGAAATGCATTAATTTTATCTGGAATGGAAATGCTAATTCTAGAATACTTGTTATAGTCCATGTAAGgcacttatagcctgtttggccaaacttccaaaatctgcttattttgaaaagtactttttgtCAGAAGTGTTAAGTAGCAGTTCGcgtttggctaatcaatttgcATAATACTTTTGCCAATAATATTAGAGCAATAATTTGTGCTTGGTCAAGGTTCCAAAAGTGCTTATGGGGAAAAGTTACTAtctttagcttctgaaaaacagcTTCTGCTACTACTCAAAGCACTTATTTCCCCACTAAAAGCCTGACCAAACATCTCAACTTTCTAAAGAAACTTAGTACTTTTGGCTCCCCAGAAGCTTGGCCAAAAAAGCTTATAAGGCTCATTGTGATCAAATGGGCTTTTTGCATCTTTTTTCTGTCTTTTTTTTTGCGTGCACAAGTTTTATGCATATTCAATGTTACAGCTTCCATGTCCTGAGATTGAATCTGGACATATGTCCTTTTCTGGACATATGTCGTTTTCTTCAGAATTTATGACCCCGTCCAGGCTCATAATTCATGtgatgtatttcatgattttaatGACTTAAGAAATGATTTGGGATTAAAAAAAATAGCACTAATGGAGCTCAATTCACTTTTTAAGGATAAAAATGATTGCATATTCGTTTTTCTTGGACAGAATCGTGATGGATTTGTAATGGGTGAAGGAGCTGGAGTCCTGCTTCTGGAAGAACTTGAGCATGCCAAGGTAATTTATTAAGTATATTAGATTGCTGTTTTTTTGTCCCTTGTGATTCTTaaacaaaagagaaaaataagaatGCAAATCCCTGGCTAATTAGTTTCAATGTCTGAATGAGCAGAGAAGAGGTGCAACTATCTATGCTGAATTTCTGGGTGGAAGCTTTACATGTGATGCTTATCATATGACCGAGCCTCATCCTGAAGGTACTTTGCTCTCTCAATTTTTCAATTCACCAATCCAGAAGAGAGGAAGACCGGGAAGGTCGCGGGAGGGCCTAGTAACTATTAATTGCATCATTTAAACCTCTTAAGTTGTCACTAAGGGAAGGGACCAACTTTTAAGTGGAAACATCGTGGCTGTAAGTAATTGGGCCATTGCGCTTCTTGAGCCTCTTATAGCTTCATTTGCTGTTAGGATGGATTTAAATAATTTGCACTCATTAAGATTTTATGACTAGCTCTTCATGTCTAACCATTTCTTGCATTTGatcctttttcttaaaaaaaatctgCTAGTGCCTTTCAGTTGTCACTTTCTCGTCTATATCCTAATAAAGAACCAATGCACTAGAGCAACTTCTATGTTCTCCCCTAAAATTATAAATTAACAATTGCCCTTGTGTTCCCACTATCAAATTAAACAATCAGGAGCCTGAAGTTCCCTGTATTGTGAACAATTGACTACAGTTGTAAATTAGCCACCTACTTTTAAGgcgaacaattaaatttaaagtgtGACAAACATCAATAATGTCACAATTTCTTGCTTTTAGTAACTTGTGTATTTCTGTCATCAAATTCTTGGCATTTATAAGATTTGCTTCCAACATCACGGGATGCACTAATGACATAAAGCTCTTGAAGTGCTTCTCTGTTTAGCCATTCTAGTTTGTCATGCTTGAATTTCTTCTCACTACCGTATGAATAATTTTTTGCTAATTTTGTGTTTCTTTATCTGTATTGGTTAGACATGCACTAAAAATAGCTCTATTTCCAGTGTTGTTTCTCCAAGATGACAAGATCTAAGATTTTCACGTAATTTCAATTTCAAAGTTTCTTTCTAATCTCATATTTAATTTTATATTCCCTctctttcaatttgtttgtcgtcctttcctttttagtttgtttaaaaaagaatgcctCTTTCCAAATTTGACTAGTCTTTAATTTCAACATCTCATGTGGCATGCTTAAGACCACAAGATTgaagggcattttggtacattatacatatctttagtttaagaccacaaaattcaaTAGTCGTCTtaactttcttaaactttgtgtccagTCAAGCTAAgacatataaattgagacggtaATATTTTGCTGAATTAGAAACAATGAGAGCTTAACTTGATAAGAAATGCAGCATGATATTTTATTTTTGTGTAATGTTGATTGAACCATAATAGGAAATAACGTGATCTCTGCATTTTTCCACAAATAAGCAGGAGCTGGTGTTATCTTGTGCATAGAGAAGGCGTTAGCTCAGTCTGGTGTATCCAAGGAAGAAGTGAACTACATTAATGCACATGCCACTTCCACACCGGCCGGGGATCTCAGAGAGTACCAAGCGCTTGTACATTGTTTTGGCCAGAACCCAGAGGTCAGAGTTTTCTCTCAACTATTGTTGTTTATGCCTGTTCCTTCAGGTTTTTCTTTCAGCTAATTAATCAGTTGCTTACTCCTTGTTTACAGTTACGAGTGAATTCTACAAAGTCTATGATTGGTCACCTGCTAGGAGCTGCTGGTGCCGTTGAAGCTGTAGCAACTGTTCAGGTAATTTTATTTCATATGCCTTGAATTCCTCGTCTAACACATCATCTAAACATATTTACACAGCTATAGAGATGCAGGGTGCAAAATCTACTATTGTGGCGCATGTTTGCACAAATATAAGTTTGCAGGGTGGCAAAGTCTACTATGCGGCATGTATAGCCTATCGTGCAATCTGGATATGTTATTACTTATTTGGGTGTCAAACTATTATAGACCAGTTATTCTGGCTTACATTTTACACGTATTGGAATTAAATTAGAGAAGGTTAATGCGAACAACACATTTTCCTCATAATACTTTCTTTAAGCGAGAATTGGTGAAGATGCCAATCAATATTTGCTTTTACGGAGTGGGTTTGTGGCTGCTAACACCGATTTGGTGGTTATAAAAACTGAAGTAGTTTTAATAGGGTAACATCGTACTTTTACGAAGAAGAATTCATATGTTTGACAGCTTATTCATAGTTTGGTTCTTTAACGTGGCTTTCTCAGTACCCTTTAAACATGTCTTTTCTGTGCTGACCCTCGTAAAAATTCTACTGCTTGAGTCTGACAGAGTTCAAATGGATTTGTAGGCAATACGAACTGGATGGGTTCATCCAAATATAAATCTTGAAAACCCAGATGAGGGTGTGGTATGGCTCTCTTTTCATTGCATTGCCAATCATTTATTGTTCGTTCTACGTTGATTTAGTATCTTAATTAAAGACTTTTATCAATTGGTTACACTTCATAATCTTGGAAGAATTAGAGCTATCCAGATTCTCTCTATTTATAACCAAAATTTGGCTCAACACGGAGCCTTCTGCTGAAATAATTAAACATACTGGCAAGTGGTTAACATCAcctgaattgtttttttttttttcctcatatcacaaatatttttctttttttgacatGAATGTGAAGCATCTGATATGTTACCTCTCTTAGTTCAACTCTTGCAACATTATAGTGTTTGACCAGCAATTTGGCATTTGATGATGTGTAAATGCATGAAACAGGATACAAATTTACTTGTCGGTCCCAAAAAGGAAAGATTGGATATTAAGGTGGCATTATCTAATTCATTTGGATTTGGTGGCCATAATTCGTCGATCTTATTTGCTCCTTACAAGTAGATATCTGTGACAAGGCTGGTCCTATTCAACAGGCCAAAGGTATGTAAGCATGCATGCTTTTTTATTTTAAATGTGATTTTTTAGCGAGTACAGTTAGTAATTCTAAGCGTTTTTATGTAGGTTGAACTTTATCACCTTATATAGTGTAGCTAAGGAAATAGAAAAAGATTAGTTAAATAAGGGTGCAATAGCGAAAACAGAAAATGGAGTTTCACCCTCCAAGTTACATGTCGACGTGGTGACGGGAGTAGAGAACTGTCATTTCTGTAGCAGCATAGTCTAGGCTTAATATACAGTGAGAAACTAAGAGCAGTTTCGTCAGTTAGTAGACTTGAGAAAACGATTCAAAAACCCCAATATCTGAAGTTTAGATTCTAAACCATGACTTTTTCATCTGGCAAATGAGAAAAATTAACCATAAAATAGAGGTTAAATTCATTTGGTTTAAAACTTACGGCGTGGAGATTGTTACTCATAGCGAATGAAATGTATAACATAGATGATTTTGATAACTGGCATTGGGTTAAGCAATCGAACTAAAACTTGTTTCTTTGCAATTCTATATTCAAGCGGAATAAATTACCCGtcctctctcttttcttttcctccaaatatcttcttttcttcttatttcatttctacatgaAAACACTAACCTTGATGTTTACATTCGTGTCATAAACATGAACTTCATTGTCTTTTTCAGGAAAATTTAATAGGGTCCTTGATTCCAAGTTACATGGAGTCAAAGTTCTCAGAAGTTGGTCTCATTTTACTGGAATCATGGTTTCCTTTGTTGCAACATAATTTGATGAGACTTCTCTAGTGGAAGAAGCTATTCCTTGtagataattgttggagcaagcacaTGAAGGGGCAATCGCGTAGGATTTCCTTTTACTTTTCGATCATGGCCATTGTGACATTCTTGTTTTCGATCATTAAACTGATATCTTGTTTTCGATCATTAAACTGATATCTTGTTTTCTTAGGCATCAGAAAATGATTGTGTGGAAATGGCGTTACTATAGAACCTTTGAATGATAGCACATATCAGCTCTTGTGGACATATCATATTATTTTCTCTTAACAACTTTAAGTTTTGGTTTCTTTAGTGTTTTTTCTGCACTTCTTAATTTACAGCAATTGGTTTCACCAGGGTTATTGCAACTCAAACTTTGTGTTCATGTACAGAAAATAACTTGGTGTAAAAATGCAAGGTTAAGTTTTTTCCATTTCTGTACTATATAATTTTGTgtttaatttgttcatttttacCTCATCAGGTTAGATCAACCTACAAAATAGGCAACTGTTTGATCCCAATTTGGTAAATTAAAATGCAATACAACTTGTTATAACCGGTTAAAATTTATTGATGGTACACTCTTGGTTTCCGTTtaagagtttaagaaataaacatGTCATAACATTTGTATGGCGATAAAATTTATGAAACTCGTGGCCTAAAATATGCTAAATCATTTGTATGGTAAACAGGAAGTGTTAATTATTTTCAATTATAAAAATACATCATCTTTTTTAAAACAGATTAATAAAAAAATAGTGTTGTATAAATTTAAATGAAGTATAAATATCCTTAAAACTGTTCAGGAATATAAGCTAGCCTTGGATCATGAGTCTCATGGTGTGAATGTGTTATATTTGAACTAGTATGAGGCAATGAGTCTCATGGTATGATTCACTTATCATTGGGATAAAGCATAGAAACTAAAAAAGACTATCATGAATAACACATTTTCTTTTCTGAATCATTTGATGAGTGTCGGATTTGAAAgaatcctccttttttttttttaatataaaataagCACACATTTGCACATGCTACGTCTTTACTTATTTTTTTCATTGTATAATTAGTGAAGGAAATAGATAATACGAAAAAATAAATTTGGCCGGGAGGTCGTAGGACCCAGCACAATTTTGATGTGACAATTTTGCGATGTTGTAGGCCTTATCCATGTATCATTAGTTACGTGCAACGTGTTAAGAATCTAATATATATGGACCACGGATGTCACTGAGCACATAATGTAACTTGAATGTTATCAATTTTGTTACGTAAATCAAGTAATAAAATACAAGCAAAAGTTCTTGTCAGACTTCAGTAGTTGAGTCCTTTCAGTAGTTGAGTCCTTTATCTCCAACTAAACGAGACATCCAAGTGAACCAATATTATTATGGCTtgattagaaaaagaaaaaaacacaaaaaagacGTCGACTGCATTTAAGTcttaaaaagagagaaaaaaaaaagaaaaaaaaaaaagaaggtagCCAACATATATGCAAAAcgaaaaaggctcaaatatgccatctaactatcagaaatgactcatttatgccactcgtcaatagtttgactcatttatgcaaTCGAAttataggaaatgactcatttatgccatcgaactataggaaatgactcatttatgccactcatcaatagtttgactcatttatgccatcgcccaTTAATAAAAATGACTCATCCACGCCATATTACATTAAAACTGATTTTACAATACcatatatgacacgtggcctccaattagattatggttgtgggtgggtaaGATGTATGGttggattttttattaatttgatatttaaaattgGGCTAGTTTAATTAAACTACGTAAACCTCTAactggaggccacgtgtcatatttGGTATTATAAAATCGGCATTAATAAAAAATGgtatggatgagtcattttggtaacgggcgatggcataaatgagtcaaaatattgatgagtggcataaatgagtcatttcctatagttcggtggcataaatgagccaaactattgatgagtggcataaatgaaccaaactattgatgagtggcataaatgaaccatttccgatagttgaatgacatatttgagccttttatCTATGCAAAATTAGTTGCACCGACAAACCAGTCTTCTCCTATTTCCATATCTCTCTTCTTCCTAAACAACATTAGCTTGTAAATGTTCATTCTTTTATGTTCCAAACTTCTGTGATGCATTTTTTTTGTTTGTCAaagtataatatttttttatatttagaaacagtTTAATTTCTAAACTTTGCAATTCTTAATGAGATAAATTTATAGCCATATGAATCTTTATAGCTTAGTTTAGATCAcaaatctttctttcttaaacttcatacTTAGTCGAATGTATCATAAAAGATGGAAGAAAGGATTATATCATAACAAGCTACGAAACATAATAAGGGAAGCAAAATTGAATTGATGGATCaaagacaaataaaaaaaaaacacttttttccAAGATTCATCAAACAAaggttccaagttcatgaattgaaTCCAGCCACATAGacacaaaaatacatatatacttatAAGTCATTAAATCTTGAATTCGCCTCGGTTAGTCAAGTATATTGATGAGGTAGAGAGCATTACTAGTAACCTTAGCAACATTAGCAATCCTTCTCTTCAAATCATGCCTAACTTTGCCATTAATTTCTTTGAAACCATCAAGACAAGTATCATCATTTGTCATAGCAGCACTAACCCAAGTCTCCAAATTGCTCATTTGGAACTTAAAACCAAACCCTTTATGCAAATGCCTGAGTTCAAAAATAGCCTTTTTTAGCTCACCTATAGAGTCGCCTATTTGCTCTATACAATCAACAAGTGCCCCTTTTTCTCTCTTGCTTTTTACTTTCAGATGTATGAGGAATTTGGAAGCTTTGTTGGCTCTTGAAAGGCTCACATTTAGAGATGCTTTTGCTAAGTCTTTTGGTGTTTTTATGGCTGAGTATGATGAGAGGGTTCTAATGCAAATTTTGGGGTAACTTGCATTGGTGCAAGATGTGTTAACAAGATTTTTGCAAGATGAAGATGATGAGATGATTGTTTTTTCCCCACTTGTGAAGTGAGATAAATGGAGAATGAGGAGAAGAAGGAGAACAAAGAGAAGTATCTTCATTTGTCAGTTCTGATCAGAGTCGAATCTAAAATTTATAGTCAGTAATGGTTGATGAGTTTAGAATGAGTCTAATTTATATAGGCAGGGGCAGAGCTACATATGGTGgaggggttcaattgaatcctCTTCATAAAAAAATTACGgtgcaaaaaattaaaaaacaaactcttttgtgtatatatactcCTGTTGCTCCACTTTGTTTAATACTGTTTTCTTATTGGTtcgtctttaaaaaaaaatcacatttctATACTTAATGAGAAGagtttatagccacacaaattttaGAAGTCCTACAGAAACACAAATGTTATGACATATTTTAAAAATCACAagttttaatattttttaaattttgtgttgAGCCAACTATGCCAATTAAAATAGATGGATGAGTGCCGTTGTgatggagttttttttttcctttcttatttTTGGATGACTTTTTCTTAAATGTGAAAGTGTGAACTATGAAGTATCTGTGAGCTGAAGTTAGGGGTTAGCTGCTGATTTAATTATAGGGGTTGATGAATTTAATAAGTAAGCATTCATTTAAGGCATTCAGAATTTGAACAAATGTCTCATGATTTGGCAGTTTTCAATGCTCTTAAGTTTTAAAGGGcagttttcttttaaaatttagcaATAAGCTAATAACTCAACTCTGGAAATAGAAATTGGTTAACTGAGTCTTGTGTGAGAGTAGAAATTGGAAGATAGCAAAATGTCATAAGGAAATTAAAAATGTACTGGCTATGAACTGTGAAAGAGTACCAGGAAACAGTAACTTAATTTAAATTTCTCTAAGAAACAGTACTCTCTACAAAAACTCTTGAACAAAACCAAAACTCCCTTGTATTAGTACAATTTTCTTTGAGCTTCATAACTCAAAATTTGAAAATAAGCTAAAAAATTACTTCTCCGTCacaaaataagtgtcatcttagcaaaAATCATGCTTATTAAGAAAGTAATAAATACAATGTGGAGCTTACTAAACTACCCTTATTTATTT carries:
- the LOC132636939 gene encoding 3-oxoacyl-[acyl-carrier-protein] synthase II, chloroplastic-like isoform X1; protein product: MSSLNVSTWVMVACMSGACKNGQENSKTCKELSFSNSSLVNNGFSSLYGFGSGYPNCWRSKFSCSGKQGVIRAIAVQPEMEVASKKKPPTKERRVVVTGMGVVTPNGHDPDVFYENLLQGVSGISEIEAFDCSPFPTRIAGEIKSFSTDGWVAPKLSKRMDKFMLYMLTAGKKALSDGGITEDVMKELNKTRCGVLIGSGMGGMKVFNDAIESLRISYKKMNPFCVPFATTNMGSAMLAMDLGWMGPNYSISTACATSNFCILNAANHIIRGEAVSFFPRITKELLKAYLESLEGRTTFLGIPQLLDMMLCGGSDAVIIPIGLGGFVACRALSQRNSDPTGASRPWDKNRDGFVMGEGAGVLLLEELEHAKRRGATIYAEFLGGSFTCDAYHMTEPHPEGAGVILCIEKALAQSGVSKEEVNYINAHATSTPAGDLREYQALVHCFGQNPELRVNSTKSMIGHLLGAAGAVEAVATVQAIRTGWVHPNINLENPDEGVDTNLLVGPKKERLDIKVALSNSFGFGGHNSSILFAPYK
- the LOC132636939 gene encoding 3-oxoacyl-[acyl-carrier-protein] synthase II, chloroplastic-like isoform X2, whose amino-acid sequence is MSSLNVSTWVMVACMSGACKNGQENSKTCKELSFSNSSLVNNGFSSLYGFGSGYPNCWRSKFSCSGKQGVIRAIAVQPEMEVASKKKPPTKERRVVVTGMGVVTPNGHDPDVFYENLLQGVSGISEIEAFDCSPFPTRIAGEIKSFSTDGWVAPKLSKRMDKFMLYMLTAGKKALSDGGITEDVMKELNKTRCGVLIGSGMGGMKVFNDAIESLRISYKKMNPFCVPFATTNMGSAMLAMDLGWMGPNYSISTACATSNFCILNAANHIIRGEADMMLCGGSDAVIIPIGLGGFVACRALSQRNSDPTGASRPWDKNRDGFVMGEGAGVLLLEELEHAKRRGATIYAEFLGGSFTCDAYHMTEPHPEGAGVILCIEKALAQSGVSKEEVNYINAHATSTPAGDLREYQALVHCFGQNPELRVNSTKSMIGHLLGAAGAVEAVATVQAIRTGWVHPNINLENPDEGVDTNLLVGPKKERLDIKVALSNSFGFGGHNSSILFAPYK
- the LOC132636940 gene encoding pectinesterase inhibitor 3-like gives rise to the protein MKILLFVLLLLLILHLSHFTSGEKTIISSSSSCKNLVNTSCTNASYPKICIRTLSSYSAIKTPKDLAKASLNVSLSRANKASKFLIHLKVKSKREKGALVDCIEQIGDSIGELKKAIFELRHLHKGFGFKFQMSNLETWVSAAMTNDDTCLDGFKEINGKVRHDLKRRIANVAKVTSNALYLINILD